The Rhizobium rhizogenes sequence TGCCGCCACCGTGCGCTTCACGGGTGAGAATTTCGTGCTGCCGGGCACGGCGCGCCGCGGCATCCCCATTGTCTCTGTTAATGCCGACAAGGCCGATCTGAAGCTCTATCGCGTCGGTGACCGCAACATCACCTCGCTGCTCGCGAATTCGCAGTTTCTGACGCAGATGGACGGCTACAATGCCGACCGCATCGAAAACGAGATCGGCGAACTCGTCTGGCAAGGCTCGATCGATATCCAGCCCGACCTCAACAAGGATGTGGTGACGAGCTTCCCGGTGGATGAGGCCTTGCCGGAGCGCAAGCCCGGCATCTATGTGCTGACCGCCGTGCCGCCCGGCACCGCGCCGGAAACCTGGGACTCGCGCGCCACGCAATGGTTCCTGGTCTCCGATACCGGCATCACCACCTATGCCGGAACCGACGGGCTCAACGTCTTTGTCCGTGCACTCGGCAGCGCCAAGCCGCTCGCGGACGTGGATTTGCAGTTGCTCGCCAAGAATAACGAGGTGCTTGGCACCGCAAAGACCGATGCGGACGGCCGCGCGGTATTTTCCGCGGGCCTGATGCGCGGCACCGCCGCGCAGGCACCGGCAATCCTGACGGCGCGCAACGGCGACAAGGACTATGTGTTCCTCGACATGACCCGCGCCGGCTTCGACCTCTCGGATCGTGGCGTGACGGGACGTGCAGCACCCGGCGCGATCGATGTGTTCAGCTGGACTGAACGCGGTATCTACCGCGCCGGCGAGACCGTGCATGCCGCAGCGCTTGCCCGTGATGTCGATGGCAAGGCAATTGAGGATCTGCCGCTCACCTTCATCTTCTCGCGCCCTGACGGTGTCGAGGACCGGCGTTTCGTCAGCGACGGCAAGGCGCTGGGCGGCCATGCGGTCGATTTGCCGTTGCAGGCAAATGCCATGCGCGGCACCTGGACATTGCGCATCCATACCGACCCGAAGACGGCTGCCATCAGCGAAAAGAGCTTCCTCGTTGATGATTTCGTGCCTGATCGCACCGAGTTTGATCTTTCCAGCAAGGCAAAACAGATCGACCCGGCTGCGGAAACGGCAATCGACGTCGATGGCCGTTATCTCTATGGCGCGCCCGCTGCCGGCCTGACGCTGGAAGGCGAGGTCGCGATCAAGCCGACGCGCACCAGCGCCGATTTCGAAGGTTATCTCTTTGGTCTGGCCGATGAGGAAAGCGAAGAGGAAAACCGCACCACGCTTGCCGATCTGCCGGTTCTGGATGAAGAGGGCAAGGCGAGCTTCAATGTCGATCTGACCGACCTGCCCTCCACCACGCAGCTGCTTTCCGCCAACATCACCGTGCGCATGCAGGAGGCGGGTGGACGTGCCGTAGAGCGCTCGCTGACGTTGCCTATCAAGGCGGAAGCCTCTGTCATCGGCATCAAGCCGCAATTTTCGGGCGATCTCGCCCAGAATTCCGTTGGCCGTTTCCACATCATCGGCGTTGATGCCGATGGCGTAAAACAGGCGATGAGCGGCCTCAACTGGAAGCTCATCAAGGTCGAGCGGAACTATCAGTGGTATCGTCAGGGCAATTCCTGGCGTTATGAGCCGGTGGAATATACCAAACAGCAGGAAGCCGGCAGCTTGTCCGTCGATGCCAATGGCGGCGAGATTTCCGTGCCGGTCACCTGGGGCCGCTACCGGCTGGAAGTGGAGGGTGCTGGTAATGGCGCACCGGTTTCCAGTGTTGAATTCGATGCCGGTTTTTACGTTGAGGCAAGCTCGACCGAAACGCCGGATGCGCTGGAAATCGCGCTGGACAAACAGAGCTACAAGATCGGCGATACGGCGAAACTCAAGGTTTCCTCACGTTTTGCCGGCGAGCTGATGATCACGTCCGGTTCCGAGAAGCTGATTTCCGTTCAGAATGCCGAGATCGGCGCGGATGGCGGCGAGATCGACATTCCGGTCACCGAGGAATGGGGTGCGGGCGCTTACGTCACGGCCACGCTGTTCCGGCCCGGCGATGCGCAGGAAAGCCGCATGCCGATGCGCGCCATCGGCATCAAATGGCTTGCCGTCGATCCGGCCGAGCGCAAGCTGGCCGTCACGCTTGGCGCGCCGCAGAAGACGTTGCCGCGCCAGCCGCTTGAAATTCCGATCACGGTTGCGGGGGCTGGTGTCGGCGAAAAGGCCTATGCCATCGTTGCGGCCGTGGATGTCGGCATCCTGAACCTCACCCGCTATGAGCCGCCGAAGCCGGATGAATGGTATTTCGGCCAGCGCCGGCTGGGGCTGGAAATCCGCGACCTTTATGGCCGCCTGATTGACGGTTCGCTTGGTACCACCGGCCGGTTGCGCACCGGTGGTGATGGCGCAGGCGCCGCCCTTCAGGGCAGCCCGCCCACCGAAAAGCTGGTGGCCTTCTTTGCCGGTCCGGTCGAACTCGACGCTAACGGCAAGGCGACGGTTAGCTTCGATATTCCGCAGTTCAACGGTACTGCCCGCATCATGGCGGTGGCCTGGACGAAGACGGGTGTTGGCCATGCGGTTTCCGATGCCATCATCCGCGATCCCGTTGTGGTCACGGCCAGCGCGCCGAAATTCCTCGCTCCCGGCGATGTCTCGCAATTGCGGCTCGATATCGCCAATACCGATGGCGAGGCTGGCGATTACCGGCTGGACGTGACGAGCAACACGGCCTTGACGGTTGATCAGGGCGAGATGTCGCAGACCTTGGCGCTGCAAAAGGGTGGAAAGTCGTCGCTGACCGTTCCGCTGACGGGCGAGCAGCCCGGCAACGGCGCAATCACCATCAAGGTTTCCAATGCCACCGGTGTCTCGCTGGAGCAGGTTCTGAATGTTCCGGTGCGCCCGGCCGTTCTGCCCGTCACAACGCGGCGCGAAATCAAGATCGCGCCGAACAGCAGCCTGACGATCAACGGCGATCTTCTGGCCGACAGCATGCTTCTCGGCTCTTCGGTCGCCGTCAACGTAACGCGCTCGCCCGCCTTTGATATTCCGGCGTTGGTGATGATGCTGGACAAATATCCTTACGGCTGCGCCGAGCAGACGACGAGCCGCGCTTTGCCGTTGCTCTACCTTTCGGAGCTGACGAAGGACAGCGGCATGGCCGAAGACCCCGATACCCGCAAGCGGGTGCAGGAGGCGATTTACCGGGTGCTGTCCTTCCAGTCGAGTTCCGGCAGCTTTGGCCTCTGGTCGCCGGGTTACGGCGATCTGTGGCTTGATGCCTATATCAGCGACTTTCTGACCCGCGCCCGCGAGCAGAATTACGATGTTCCCGAAGCGGCCATGGTGCAGGCGCTGAACAATCTGCAGAACGGTCTGTCCTATGACAGCAATGTCAAGGATCGCGGTAACGAGATCGCCTATTCGCTTTATGTGCTGGCACGCAACCGCAAGGCGGCGATCAACGATCTGCGTTATTACGCCGATACGGCGCTTGCCGATTTCCCGACGCCGCTCGCCAAGGCGCAGGTTGCCGCCGCCCTTTCGCTTTATGGCGATCAGGCCCGTTCGAAGGCCGTGTTTGGCGCTTCGCTCGATATGGCAAGCCGTGCCACCAATGTCAGCTTCTCGCGCGCGGACTACGGCTCTGCGCTGCGCGACGGCGCGGCGACGCTGGCGCTTGCGGCCGAAAGCCGTCCGGTTCCGGCCGTCGTGCCGCAGCTTGCCGGTGCGGTGGCCAAGGAATGGGAAAAGAAGCCCTATACCAGCACGCAGGAACAGGCCTGGATGCTGCTGGCCGCCCGCGCCGTCAAAGGTGAGGACAAGGACATCCGGCTCGACGTGAACGGTGATCTGCAGATCGGCGGTTTCGGCAAGCGGATGAGCGGCGATGAATTGCTGGCAGCTCCCTTGAAGATCGCCAATGCCTCGGCCGATCCGGTCACGGCCGTTGTCACCACCGTGGCGCCGCCGGCCCAACCGCTTGCGGCGGGCGGCGAAGGCTTCACCATCACCCGCACCTATTACTCCATGGATGGCGAGGAGGTGAACCCGAGCGAGGTCACGCAAAACGAGCGTTATGTCGCGGTGCTGAACGTCGTGCCGCAAAATAACTGGCAGTCGCGCATTCTCGTGACGGATCTGCTGCCCTCCGGTTTCGAAATCGACAATCCAAGCCTCGTCAATTCGGCAGCGCTTTCGAATTTCGACTGGTTGCCGGAAACGGAAGCGGCCCATACCGAATTCCGCTACGACCGCTTCGTGGCGGCCTTCGACCGCTCGGCCGGCGACAGTTCGGAAATTGCGCTTGCCTATGTCGTCCGCGCCGTTACTCCGGGCACCTATGACCATCCGGCAGCCTCGGTTGAAGATATGTACCGGCCGCAATTTGCCGCTCGCACGGCAACCGGCCGCATGGAGGTGCGCTCGGCAACCCCATGAGGCGGAAGAAGGCGATCATCGTCGGCATCGTGTCAGCCGCGCTGCTTCTCGGCGGCGCGGCCTTCGGTCTTGATGCGCTGGACAAGGCCTATCCGCCGCCGCTGGAGGCTGCGCAGCAACGATCCTTCGAGGTGCTGGATCGCGACGGCAAGCTGTTGCGCGCCTTTGCGACAGCGGATGGCCGCTGGCGGCTGAAAACGACTGCAGCCGAGGTCGATCCGCAGTTCCTGCGCATGCTGGTCGCTTATGAGGACCAGCGGTTCTACGATCATCACGGGGTCGACCCATGGGCGCTTATGCGCTCCGCCTGGCAACTGGCCAGCAACGGCCGGATCGTCTCCGGCGCTTCGACTCTTTCCATGCAGGTGGCGCGGTTGATCGAGCCGCGTGCCGACCGCTCATTCTCGGCAAAATTGCTGCAGGCCATGCGGGCGCTCCAGATCGAAAGACGGCTCGACAAAGCTGATATCCTCGATCTCTATCTGAATATCGCGCCCTATGGCGGCAATCTCGAAGGCGTCAGGGCCGCAAGCCTCGCCTGGTTCGGCAAGGAACCGGGCCGGCTCGATACGGCGGAGGCGGCCCTGCTGGTGGCGCTGCCGCAGCTGCCGGAGAAACGTCGTCCGGACCGTTTTCCGGAAGCGGCAAGGCTGGCGCGCGAGCGGGTGCTGCAACGGCTTGCCGTCGAACGCGTGGTGGGCGAAGGGGAAGCGGAGCGGGCGTCTCTTTCCGCCGTGCCCGCCAGCCGGCGCGACCTGCCGGCTTATGCGCCGCATATGGCCGTCGCCGCGCGGGCGAAATTTCCGAATACCACAGAGGCGCGCTCGACGCTGAAACTGCCGATCCAGCGGGAACTCGAGAGGGTTGCCCGCCATGCGGCGGAAAAGCTCGGCGACAAGGTTTCCGTCGCGATCGTCATGGCCGATGCGCAGACCGGCGATATTCTCGCGGAGGTCGGCTCGGCGGATTATCTCGATACGGCGAGGCGCGGTTTCGTTGAGATGAGCCGGGCGGTGCGCTCGCCGGGCTCCACCCTGAAGCCGTTCATCTATGGCCTTGCCTTTGAAGACGGTCTTGTCGGGCAGGAAACCATCATCGAGGATCGCCCGGCGGATTTTTCCGGTTATCGGCCGCGCAATTTCGATATGCATTATCAGGGCGATGTCAGCATCCGGCAGGCCCTGCAACTGTCGCTCAACGTACCCGCCGTCAAGTTGCTGGATGCGGTCAGCCCATCGGCGCTGATGGTGCGGTTCCGGCGGGCGGGCGTCCGGCTGGTGCTGCCGTCAAGCGAGGCGCCCGGACTTGCCATTGCGCTTGGCGGTGCGGGTATTTCGCTTGTTGATCTGGTGCAGCTTTATGCCGGGCTTGCCGGCAACGGTGATCCCGTGCGGTTGGGCGACGGCGTCCGCTCAGTCCCTGAGCGCCTTGCCGGTGACCGGCTGTTTTCCGATGCTGCGATCTGGAATGTCTCCGACATACTCTCCGGCGTGCTGCCGCCGCTCGGCACGAAACAGCGTGGCATCGCCTATAAGACAGGTACGAGTTACGGCTACCGCGATGCCTGGTCGGTGGGCTATGACGGGCGGCACGTGATCGGCGTCTGGGTCGGCCGGGCTGATAATGGCGCGGTGCCGGGTATTGCCGGTTACGCGACAGCGGCCCCGATCCTGTTCGAGGCCTTCGCAAAATCCGGTGTGGCGATAACGCCGATGCCCGGCGCACCCTCCGGTGTGGCGCGCGTTGCCGTCACCGACCTTCCCGCCAACCAGCGGCGTTTCACCCTGACCGCAAGCGGCCTGCTTTCGGCCTCGAGACGCGAAAGCGCCCCGCGCATCGTTTATCCGCCGGAAGGAGCAAGGGTTGAGCTTTCCGGCCAGTCGGGCATTTCACCGCTGGTGCTGAAGCTGCAAGGCGGGCGCGCTCCTTTCCGCTGGCTCGCGAATGGCATGCCTCTGCCCGACGCTTCCCATCGCCGCAACAGCGAGTGGCGACCCGAGGGGCAAGGGTTTTCCACCCTCACGGTGATCGATGCCGATGGCCGCGCCTCGAGCGTGCGGATTTTCGTCGAGTAAGTTTTACGGCCTGACGGTGCCGCTTTCAACTGCCGTTCCCCAAAAGCGATATTGAGCATATCCAGGAAAAGTGGCTTCCGGGTTTCCCTCCGGAAATGCGACAACGCTCCAGTCACGCGGTGCGGTCGGCGAAGCCGCGGCATCCGGGCCAGGCGCTCTCCCCAATCATCTTCCGGTGGATGATGCCCCCGTGGCCCACGAGTGAGATTTTGGAAATTTTATTGCCGTATAGAAATTCTGCAATTTTTGTTGCGAATCCTGTTCCATCCCGCTATGTTGAAACTGCGCCCGGAAAATATCCGGTCGCATGGGAGAGACGGGCGCAGCACTAAAGCTGCGCGCAAACAGTGCTGCCGTTTCGACTGATCGACAGGATATGACTTCGCTTGAGGCGGATTTTGCTGCTGCATCCGTCACTGGCGAAGCCATGCCTGGAGACGGCCGGGAGGTGCCGGTTTGGGTGATCGCACACATTCGTCACGTGCGGGGAAAAGAGGAGGAGAAAATCTCGTGATCAAAAAAATCGTAATCACAACCGCATTCTGCGCCCTGATGGCAAACGCTGCCCATGCCGAGAAGATCGGCGTGGCAATGTCGCTCTTTGACGACAATTATCTCACCGTGTTGCGCCACAACATTCAGCGCCATGCCAAGGACCTCGGCGTCGAAGTCCAGATGGAAGATGCACAGGGCGATATCGCCCGCCAGCAGTCGCAGATCGAAAACTTCGTGGCGGCTGGCGTTGATGGCATCATCACCATGCTGGTGGATGCGGATTCCGGCAGGGCGATGTCGAAGATCGCCGATCAGGCGGGTATTCCACTGGTCTTCGTGAACATGCTGCCGGCCAATATGGAAAAATTCCCGGAAAAGCAGGCATGGGTCGGTTCCAATGAGGAGCAGGCCGGCGAATTGCAGGCGACCGAGGTTTGCAAGCTTGCCAGCGGCAAGGGCGATGCGGTCATTCTTATGGGGCAACTCGGCACCACCGGCCAGCGCGGCCGCACCGCGGCGGCCGAACGTGTCCTCAAAAGCGATGCCTGCAAGGACATCAAGTTACTGGACGCGCAGACCGCGAACTGGATGCGCACCCCAGCCATGGACCTGATGACGAACTGGATCACATCCGGCATGAAGCCGACCATCGTGCTTGGAAACAATGACGAGATGGCGCTCGGCGCGATCCAGGCGCTGAAATCATCCGGCGTCGGCATGAAAGATGTCATCGTCGCCGGTGTTGACGCAACGCAGGATGCGCTGGCGGCGATGGAAGCGGGCGACCTTGACGTCACCGTCTACCAGTCCGCCAAGGGGCAGGGCGAAGGATCGCTCGATACCGTCCTTAAAATCGCACGCGGTGAAAAGTTCGAGCACAAGGTCGATGTGCCCTTTGAACTCGTCACCCCTGCCAATGTCGCTCAATACAAGTCCAACAACTGATTTGTGGCCGGCGACCGGGCACTGCCTCGGTCGCCGGCACAGCAAATCACGGCCCGGCCACTGGCCGGATAAAGGACGGGTGAGATATGATTTCCACAACCACCTTAGAGGCGATCGAACGCTTCAAGCAGGCCGCCGGCCCCTACCTTCTCGAAATCGAGGGGGTGCGCAAGGAATTTCCGGGTGTCGTTGCGCTGGATGATGTGCAGTTTCGGCTGCGCCCCGGTTCCGTGCACGCGCTGATGGGCGAAAATGGCGCTGGCAAGTCGACGCTCATGAAGATCATCGCCGGTATTTACAGCCCGGATGCCGGCACCGTCAGGCTGCGGGGAGAGGATGTCCGCCTCAAAAGTCCGCGGGATGCGCTGGAGCGTGGCATCGCCATGATCCATCAGGAACTGGCGCTGATGGACTGGATGAGCGTGGCGGAGAACATCTGGATCCGCCGCGAGCCGAAAAACCGTCTCGGCCTCATAGACCATGCGAAAATGCTGGCGGAGACGCAGGCGCTGTTTAACCAGTTGAAGATCAATATCGATCCGGCGGCGGAGGTCAGCACGCTGACGGTGGCGCAGCGGCAGATGGTCGAAATCGCCAAGGCCGTCAGTTACCAGTCCAGCGTGCTCATCATGGATGAGCCGACATCGGCGCTTACGGAGTCCGAGGTCGCGCATCTTTTCGATATCATCCGCGACCTGCGGTCACGCAATATCGGCATCGTCTACATCACCCACAAGATGAACGAACTGTTCGAGATCGCCGACGAGTTTTCGGTGTTCCGCGACGGACGATATGTCGGAGCCCATGCGAGCGCCGATGTCACGCGCGACGACATCATAAAAATGATGGTCGGACGCGAGATCACCAACATGTTTCCCAAGCAGGAGGCATCAATCGGCGACGTGGTTCTCGAGGTCCGCGATCTCGGCTTGTCCGGCGTTTTCCGCGGTATTTCCTTCGATCTGCACCGTGGCGAAATCCTCGGCGTGGCGGGGCTGGTGGGTTCCGGCCGTTCCAACGTCGCCGAAGCGATTTTCGGAGTGGTGCCGGCGAGCGAAGGGGAAATCCGCATCAACGGCGCCCCGGTCAGGATCCACTCGCCGGCGGATGCGATGCGCAGGGGCATGGCGCTGCTGACGGAAGACCGCAAGGCAACCGGCTGTTTTCTGCCGCTCTCGATCCTTGAAAACATGCAGATCGCGGCCCTCCAGAATGGCCATGCGGCGATGGGTTATGTCGATGAACGCGGTTTGACGGTGCTGTGCAACGACATGAAGAAGGCGCTGCGCATCAAGACGCCCGATCTCGACGAGCGGATCGAAAACCTGTCCGGCGGCAACCAGCAGAAGGTACTGATCGCCCGCTGGCTTCTGACAAAACCGGCAATCCTCATTCTCGACGAGCCGACGCGCGGCATCGATGTCGGCGCCAAGGCGGAAATCCATCGCCTGATTTCCAGTCTGGCGAAGGAAGGTGTCGCCGTCATCATGATCTCGTCGGAACTGCCGGAGGTTCTCGGCATGTCCGACCGGATTGTCGTGATGCATGAGGGGCATATGACCGGGATTCTCGATCGCGCCGAAGCGGACCAAGTCAAAATCATGGAACTGGCGGCCCGCTGAGGCTGCGACGGCGGCAATGCCGGGGAGGAAAAATCATGGATAGCGTACAGACCGAACCGTTCGAACGGAAAAGGCGCAAGCTACCGCAGGAACTGAATATTCTGACCGTGCTGATCGGCGTCGCACTTGTGTTTGAGTTGCTCGGCTGGTTCGTGCAGGGGCAGAGCTTTCTCGGCAGCCCGCAGCGCCTGACGATCATGATCCTGCAGGTCTCCGTCGTCGGCATCATCGCCGTCGGGGTCACCCAGGTCATCATCACCGGCGGCATTGACCTCAGTTCGGGCTCGGTGGTGGCGATGACGGCCATGATCGCCATGAGTTTCGCGCAAAGCAGTGATTTCGCCCGGGCGATCTATCCGGCGCTCACCGATATGCCCGTGGTGGTGCCGCTGGCCGTCGGCCTCGGTCTCGGCCTGATCGCCGGCATCGTTAACGGCATGCTCATCGCGGTGACGGGAATACCGCCCTTCATCGCCACGCTGGGCATGATGGTGACCGCACGCGGCATCGCCAAGTGGTATACGAAGGGGCAGCCGATCTCCTTCCCGACCGAGAGCTTCGCGTCGATCGGCTCGGGGGCATGGCCTGTCGTCATCTTCCTGCTCGTCGCCGTTACCTTCCACATTGCCCTGCGCTATACGCGTTATGGCAAGTTCACTTATGCGATCGGCGCGAACATGCAGGCGGCCCGGGTGTCCGGCATCAATGTCCAGCTGCATCTGGTCAAGGTCTATGCCATTGCCGGCCTGCTCGCGGGCCTCGCTGGCATCGTCACCGCCGCCCGTGCGGAAACGGCGCAGGCCGGCATGGGCATGATGTATGAACTCGACGCCATCGCTGCGGCGGTGATCGGCGGCACATCCCTTTCCGGTGGGCGGGGGCGCATTTTCGGCACCGTTATCGGCACGGTGATCCTCGGTCTGATGATGTCGGGCTTCACATTTCTGCGTGTGGATGCTTACTATCAGGAGATCGTCAAGGGACTGATCATCGTCAGCGCGGTCGTTGCTGATGTCTACCGTCAAAAAGCCCGGCTCAGGAAGGGCTGATATCCATGCGCGCGGTGCCCCGGCAGGGGTGCCGGCGGCAATGCCGAGGAGATGCACTTGAACCTTTTCAACTCTCCTCTGGAACTGGGCGTCACCGTGCTTGCCGTCGTGCTGGTCGGGCTTTCCAAGGGCGGGCTCGGCGGCATGAGCCTGCTTGGCGTGCCGCTGATGGCGCTGGTGATGTCACCGGTCACGGCAGCCGCCATCCTGCTGCCCATTCTGGTAGTCATGGACATGGTCGGCGTGGCCGCTTGGCGCAAATGGGTCGACTGGCGGATCATGCGCCAGCTTCTGCCGGCAGCCGTTCTCGGCATCGGGCTTGGATGGATGACCGCCGAGATCACCTCGGATGCCGTGGTGCGTCTGATCGTCGGCCTTGTCTCGGCCGTGTTCGTGCTGCGCGTCGTGCTTTCAAGGGGCGTCCTGGTGACGGTTGCGAAGGAGCGGTCGATGGCGGGACGCTTCTGGAGCCTGCTTGCGGGTTACACCAGTTTCGTCGCCCATGCCGGCGCGCCGCCGCTGCAGGTCTACCTGCTGCCGCTTCGCATGGATCCGAAGGTTTTCACCGGCACCAATGTGATGTTCTTTGCCATCACCAATGTGCTGAAACTCGTGCCCTATGCGGCTCTCGGCGGTTTCGGCGCGCAGAATCTCGGCCGCGCCGCCCTGATGGTGCCGTTGGCTATCGTCTCCACATGGCTTGGCGCCTGGACGGTGCGCCACATGCGCGCCTCGATCTTTTATCCGCTGACCTATGTGTCCGTGGCGCTGGTGGCGGTGAAGCTGATCTGGGACGGCGTGACAGGGCTTTGAGTGTGGGTGCCTAGAGACCGGTCACCGTTGGAATGCGCGGCGCGGTCTCGTTCTTCTGAACACGGGCGGCAACGGCGACAGCCAGAGCCTGCGCAAGACACATCGGCGCTGCCAGAGACCGGGAAAAGCTGTAATCATGCTCGGGGACCGAGAACAGGACCTTTGCCGATTTTGCCAGAGGCGACAGGGTACTGTCGGAAATCGCTACGGTCGGCACACCGATCCTTTCCGCCTCCTCGACGATATTCACCACTTCCGTCGCGTAAAATCGGAAGGACACAGCGATCAGCACGTCACCGGCCTTCATCGTCCGCGCCATATGGGTGGCGAGGCCGCCGCCCGGATCGAGAAGGATACATTGCTTGCCGAGCATGGTGAGGATGTAACGCAGCAGTTCCGCCACCGGTGCGGAGCGCAGCTGGCCGACGAGATAGACTGTACCGGCGGCCTCGATCAGATCGGCGGCGGTGCCGAGCTGCTCGGCGCTGATGCGTTCGAGCAGGTCCTGTAGCGAGGCGATATCCCTGACGACCAGATCGTGAAGGAAACCGTATTCCGAACGGTCCTCGCGGCTCTGCAATTCATCGTCGAGCGCGCGCACGCGTGCCTCGAAACCCGGAGCCGCCGTCGCCAGCCGTTTCTGGAACAGCGCCTGCAGCTCCTTGAAACCCTTGTAGCCCAGCGACTGCGCGAACCGCACAAAACTGGAGGCGTGGATGTTGTGCCGTTCGGCAATGGTATTGACCGAATGCACGGCGACTTCATTGGGGTTCTGCGTCAGATAGACGGAAATCCGCTGATAGGTCTTGCTCATCTGATCATGACGATCATGGATGAGGCGGATCAGTTCTTCGTAATCTTTAGGAGGGTCGACGGGCTGCGGTTGTTGCTTCATGACATGATCTTGCAATATTTATTGCGGTTTTCCAAGAGGCATGAAGGTCCGCAGCCCGCCGCTTAATCCGGGATTTCAGGCAGCGACATCCATCCATTGCCGTGTGGATGACGAGCGCTGGATCGTCTCGACCAGGCGCTGGATGCGCAGGCCGGCGGCGAAGCCGAAAGGCTCTGGTGCCTGTCCCGCGATCGCCCGGAGATAACCTTCGATTTCGATGGCTTTCAGGTCGTTGAAGCCGAGCTGGTGGCCGGGCGCGACGCAGAAGCGGCCATAGGGTGCGTGGTCAGGAGAGGCTTCTATTTTGCGGAAGCCACGGCGGCCGGCCG is a genomic window containing:
- a CDS encoding alpha-2-macroglobulin family protein, which produces MSLRALVRISLVAVTTALIFPPAMAAEPSRKVVTTQNGDYFGFDLRTEQNVSLEQCGEICVGDTACKAFTYNPKVKWCFLKSDFNQLNAFPGAVAGKIVEVATEADIGAPQRLSFVTDSLQQEARRLKSGLAANDGEGGQGVEALVQTARQQAAAGNVPNAVATYKQALAITPDDGALWAELSEKAAQVTDNYSIAGQAASAAINAYQLSRTVSARTEALNRLAKAFERTQNYRAALSAYKESLALTDNAQTRAAYVDLRARQGFRVINNTVDTDSVSPRACVQFSEPLVKNGVDYSSFITLDGAAPKAIEAKGSEICVEGLTHGQRYKIAFRAGLPSSVDEPLEKQVDLDIYVRDRAATVRFTGENFVLPGTARRGIPIVSVNADKADLKLYRVGDRNITSLLANSQFLTQMDGYNADRIENEIGELVWQGSIDIQPDLNKDVVTSFPVDEALPERKPGIYVLTAVPPGTAPETWDSRATQWFLVSDTGITTYAGTDGLNVFVRALGSAKPLADVDLQLLAKNNEVLGTAKTDADGRAVFSAGLMRGTAAQAPAILTARNGDKDYVFLDMTRAGFDLSDRGVTGRAAPGAIDVFSWTERGIYRAGETVHAAALARDVDGKAIEDLPLTFIFSRPDGVEDRRFVSDGKALGGHAVDLPLQANAMRGTWTLRIHTDPKTAAISEKSFLVDDFVPDRTEFDLSSKAKQIDPAAETAIDVDGRYLYGAPAAGLTLEGEVAIKPTRTSADFEGYLFGLADEESEEENRTTLADLPVLDEEGKASFNVDLTDLPSTTQLLSANITVRMQEAGGRAVERSLTLPIKAEASVIGIKPQFSGDLAQNSVGRFHIIGVDADGVKQAMSGLNWKLIKVERNYQWYRQGNSWRYEPVEYTKQQEAGSLSVDANGGEISVPVTWGRYRLEVEGAGNGAPVSSVEFDAGFYVEASSTETPDALEIALDKQSYKIGDTAKLKVSSRFAGELMITSGSEKLISVQNAEIGADGGEIDIPVTEEWGAGAYVTATLFRPGDAQESRMPMRAIGIKWLAVDPAERKLAVTLGAPQKTLPRQPLEIPITVAGAGVGEKAYAIVAAVDVGILNLTRYEPPKPDEWYFGQRRLGLEIRDLYGRLIDGSLGTTGRLRTGGDGAGAALQGSPPTEKLVAFFAGPVELDANGKATVSFDIPQFNGTARIMAVAWTKTGVGHAVSDAIIRDPVVVTASAPKFLAPGDVSQLRLDIANTDGEAGDYRLDVTSNTALTVDQGEMSQTLALQKGGKSSLTVPLTGEQPGNGAITIKVSNATGVSLEQVLNVPVRPAVLPVTTRREIKIAPNSSLTINGDLLADSMLLGSSVAVNVTRSPAFDIPALVMMLDKYPYGCAEQTTSRALPLLYLSELTKDSGMAEDPDTRKRVQEAIYRVLSFQSSSGSFGLWSPGYGDLWLDAYISDFLTRAREQNYDVPEAAMVQALNNLQNGLSYDSNVKDRGNEIAYSLYVLARNRKAAINDLRYYADTALADFPTPLAKAQVAAALSLYGDQARSKAVFGASLDMASRATNVSFSRADYGSALRDGAATLALAAESRPVPAVVPQLAGAVAKEWEKKPYTSTQEQAWMLLAARAVKGEDKDIRLDVNGDLQIGGFGKRMSGDELLAAPLKIANASADPVTAVVTTVAPPAQPLAAGGEGFTITRTYYSMDGEEVNPSEVTQNERYVAVLNVVPQNNWQSRILVTDLLPSGFEIDNPSLVNSAALSNFDWLPETEAAHTEFRYDRFVAAFDRSAGDSSEIALAYVVRAVTPGTYDHPAASVEDMYRPQFAARTATGRMEVRSATP
- the pbpC gene encoding penicillin-binding protein 1C, whose amino-acid sequence is MRRKKAIIVGIVSAALLLGGAAFGLDALDKAYPPPLEAAQQRSFEVLDRDGKLLRAFATADGRWRLKTTAAEVDPQFLRMLVAYEDQRFYDHHGVDPWALMRSAWQLASNGRIVSGASTLSMQVARLIEPRADRSFSAKLLQAMRALQIERRLDKADILDLYLNIAPYGGNLEGVRAASLAWFGKEPGRLDTAEAALLVALPQLPEKRRPDRFPEAARLARERVLQRLAVERVVGEGEAERASLSAVPASRRDLPAYAPHMAVAARAKFPNTTEARSTLKLPIQRELERVARHAAEKLGDKVSVAIVMADAQTGDILAEVGSADYLDTARRGFVEMSRAVRSPGSTLKPFIYGLAFEDGLVGQETIIEDRPADFSGYRPRNFDMHYQGDVSIRQALQLSLNVPAVKLLDAVSPSALMVRFRRAGVRLVLPSSEAPGLAIALGGAGISLVDLVQLYAGLAGNGDPVRLGDGVRSVPERLAGDRLFSDAAIWNVSDILSGVLPPLGTKQRGIAYKTGTSYGYRDAWSVGYDGRHVIGVWVGRADNGAVPGIAGYATAAPILFEAFAKSGVAITPMPGAPSGVARVAVTDLPANQRRFTLTASGLLSASRRESAPRIVYPPEGARVELSGQSGISPLVLKLQGGRAPFRWLANGMPLPDASHRRNSEWRPEGQGFSTLTVIDADGRASSVRIFVE
- a CDS encoding substrate-binding domain-containing protein gives rise to the protein MKKIVITTAFCALMANAAHAEKIGVAMSLFDDNYLTVLRHNIQRHAKDLGVEVQMEDAQGDIARQQSQIENFVAAGVDGIITMLVDADSGRAMSKIADQAGIPLVFVNMLPANMEKFPEKQAWVGSNEEQAGELQATEVCKLASGKGDAVILMGQLGTTGQRGRTAAAERVLKSDACKDIKLLDAQTANWMRTPAMDLMTNWITSGMKPTIVLGNNDEMALGAIQALKSSGVGMKDVIVAGVDATQDALAAMEAGDLDVTVYQSAKGQGEGSLDTVLKIARGEKFEHKVDVPFELVTPANVAQYKSNN